Proteins from a genomic interval of Arvicola amphibius chromosome 14, mArvAmp1.2, whole genome shotgun sequence:
- the LOC119801189 gene encoding LOW QUALITY PROTEIN: nascent polypeptide-associated complex subunit alpha-like (The sequence of the model RefSeq protein was modified relative to this genomic sequence to represent the inferred CDS: inserted 1 base in 1 codon), whose protein sequence is MLGETTETVPATELELSQPQAETGSGTESDSNESVPELKEQDSTQTATXQAQLVAAAEIDEEPVSKAKQSRSEKKAQKAMSKLGLRQVTGVTRVTIRKSKNILFVITKPDVYKSPASATYIVFGEAKIEDLSWQVQLAAAEKFKVQGEAVSNIQENTQTPIVQEESEEEEDDEAGGEGKDIELVMSQVNVSRAKAVRALRNNTDDIVKVIMELTMQLFDSEDTPHPLPSF, encoded by the exons ATGCTTGGTGAAACCACAGAAACTGTCCCTGCCACAGAGCTGGAGCTGTCACAGCCCCAGGCTGAGACAGGGTCGGGAACAGAATCTGACAGCAATGAATCAGTACCAGAGCTCAAGGAACAAGACTCCACACAGACAGCCA CACAAGCCCAGCTGGTGGCAGCAGCTGAAATTGATGAAGAACCAGTCAGTAAAGCAAAGCAGAGCCGGAGtgaaaagaaagcacagaagGCTATGTCCAAACTGGGTCTTCGGCAGGTTACAGGGGTTACTAGAGTCACTATCCGGAAATCTAAAAATATCCTCTTCGTCATCACCAAACCAGATGTCTACAAAAGCCCAGCTTCAGCCACCTACATCGTATTTGGAGAAGCCAAGATTGAAGATTTGTCTTGGCAAGTACAGTTAGCAGCTGCTGAGAAGTTCAAAGTTCAAGGTGAAGCTGTTTCGAACATTCAAGAAAATACTCAGACTCCAATAGTACAAGAggagagtgaggaggaagaggatgatgaAGCAGGCGGGGAAGGTAAGGACATAGAATTGGTCATGTCACAGGTGAATGTGTCCAGAGCAAAGGCAGTCCGAGCCTTGAGAAACAACACTGATGATATTGTAAAAGTTATTATGGAACTAACAATGCAACTATTTGACAGCGAGGAcactccccatcccctcccttctttttag